GGCGAGGTCCGGCCAAGATGGAAGGAAGAAGGGAAAAATTAACTTGCGCAAAAAAAAACTTCAGGCACCTGAGAAGTAGCAAAACTGAAAAACCGATGGTTTGCTAAGAAAATAAGTTGTGTTTAGAGGATTTAGGATAAGAAAATAGGACTGCATGCTAGAATGTATTTTTGGAACATGGGTGCAATGGAGGACTTTATTTTAAATAGTATAAGAATCACAtttaaaatttggaaaaaaatccgAAAAGAATTCTACATGATCATATAGATGGATATTACACATGTGTAAAGTTTGGTGATGAAATAAGTAAACATGTGAGCTATGCAAAATGACAAAATGACGATATCTAAAAAGTGAATAATACATGCGTTGTTCATCTTTTTAAAATCATGATTTTGTCATTTATGTGAAACTCACATGGTTACTTATTTTATTATCAGAATTTGCACATGTGTATGATACGTCCATATGAACATGTGgaattgtttttggaattttttaCAACTTTAAAATTTTATTTTGACACTATTAGAAATATAGGGCTTCAATGCACCCGTCCACCAACGTGACTTTTTGACTGCATGCTTCCTTTTACCAATCCCGGTCCAACTGAAACGTTTGCTACAACTTTGTTGCAAGTTGCCTGAACGTAGCACTTAATATTCTAGGAGTAGTAGACATGCACAGCCAAGGGGCAAGGCAAGACCAACCAACTGACATGTGACCTCTAGCAACTGCGTGTCGCACTCCATTGCAGAAATGCGTCGTGCCGCTCAAAAAGAAAAGGGTAAACAACCTGTGCCAACTCTACATCTTGGTTTCGCTAGAAAACATGCCTGCCTGTAAAAACACATGAATGAATAGATAAAGATGGAGCACGTCGCCTGTGAACTTCGTTTTGAATCAGTACAAAAAATGCAGAGAGGGACGAAAACGGCGTGGCATCTTCTGCTGTAAACGTAGTAGTAGTAGCGATCAAGCACTTATCACTAGCGTTTGCACTGTTTGCCTGACCGTCCCATGCCACCCACACGGTTGGTGGGCGTGGGCGTGGCGTGCGACCACCTAGCTACCACGAGCCATCCCACCGAGTGAGCCGCAGGAGCAGCGGACATGGAGAAGCTCGGTGCGAACCCGGCCAACTCCTGCCCGCTCACGCCGCTGGGCTTCCTCGATCGCGCGGCCACCGTGTTCGGCGGCTGCCCCTCCGTCGTCTACGGCGGCGCCGTCTTCACCTGGTCCCAGACCTACCGCCGctgcctccgcctcgcctccgcGCTCTCCGCCCTCGGCGTCTCCCGCCTCGACGTCGTAAGCGCCCTTCCATCCCTCGTCATTTCGCAAGCTCCTCTGTGTCGGAGTGAAACTGAATTCATGAATTGGATTGGTGGATGATGATCCATGGCGTGACCCAACTGCGCGTTTCAGGTGTCCGTGCTGCTGCCGAACGTGCCGGCCATGTACGAGGCGCACTTCGGCGTGCCCATGAGCGGCGCCGTGCTCAACACCATCAACACGCGCCTCGACGCGCGCACGGTCGCCGTCCTGCTCCGCCACTCCGGCTCCAGGCTCGTCTTCGTCGACCCGGCACTGCTCCCGCTCCTCCACGACGCGCTCCGCCTCCTCCCGCCGGGCCACGCCGCCCCGCGCGTCGTGCTCGTCGATGATCCCCACGAGAAGGATCAGCTCCCTCCGGCCCCGGCCACTGATCTGACGTACGAGAGGCTCCTCGAGACGGGCGATCCGGAGTTTAAGTGGGTCCGGCCGACCAGCGAGTGGGATCCGATGGTGCTCAACTACACCTCCGGCACCACGGCTGCGCCCAAGGGGGTCGTGCACTGCCACCGCGGGATCTTCTTGGTCACCATGGTGTCGCTCGTGGACTGGGCGATGCCGCCGCGGCCGAAGTTCCTGTGGACGCTTCCCATGTTCCACGCCAACGGCTGGAGCTTCCCGTGGGGGATGGCCGTCGTCGGCGGCACCAACGTCTGCCTCCGCCGCGTCGACCCCAAGGATGTATACGCCGCCATCACGGATCACGGGGTCACGCACCTCTGTGGCGCGCCCGTCGTGCTCCGCATGCTGGCCAACGCGCCGGAAGGTCTGCGGAGGCCGCTCCCAGGGAAGGTGCGGATCATGACGGCcgggtcgccgccgcccgccgcggtgCTGCATCGCGTGGAGGCCATGGGCTTTGAGGTCAGCCACGGGTATGGGCTGACGGAGACTGGAGGCCACGTCGTGTCGTGCGCGTGGAAGGGGGAGTGGAACAAGCTGCCGGCGTCGGAGCGCGCGCGACTCAAGGCGAGGCAGGGCGTGCGCACGCCCGGCATGGCCGAGGTGGACATCGTCGACGCCGACACAGGCCGCAGCGTGCCCCGGGACGGCGCCACCATGGGCGAGATCGTGCTCCGCGGCGGGTGCGTCATGCTGGGCTACCTCAACGACAGCGAGGCGACAAAGGCAGCGATCCGAGACGACGGGTGGTTCTACACCGGGGACGTGGGCGTGATGCACCCGGACGGGTACCTGGAGATCCGGGACCGGTCCAAGGACGTGATAATCAGCGGCGGCGAGAACATCAGCAGCGTGGAGGTGGAATCCATGCTCTACGGCCACCCAGCGGTgagcgaggcggcggtggtggcgcgcCCCGACGAGTTCTGGGGGGAGACGCCGTGCGCGTTCGTGAGCCTCAAGGAGGGCGCAGCAGGCGCGGTGACCGCGGCCGAGGTGATCGCATGGAGCCGGGAGCGCATGGCGGGGTACATGGTGCCCAAGACCGTGGTGTTCCGCGGCGAGCTGCCCAAGACGTCCACCGGCAAGGTCCAGAAGTACGTGCTCCGGAAGCTCGCCTGGGAGATGGGTCCCACTCGCAGgggtagcagcagcagcaagatGTAGTTGTAGTGTAGCTGAGAGCCTGAGATTACTCGTCTTGTGAAATCGAAATGTGCGGAAATGTCTAAAGATGGATTCTTTCGTCTTAAGCATACTTCTTAAATCCTGAAGAATACTTCCTAAATGTTGTTTTTGTAAGTACAAGCATAAATGTGTTTATCCCAAATTATTGCTCAGCCATTTACGGACAATAGTCAGTATTCCTAGCGTGGCTTGAATTGTTCTGAAAATTAACTGAACTCATGCTGCCTCATCAGATTTTGCTGGATATACCatcgtttttaaaaaaaaaaaattCAACCATCTCCTAAAAATTAACAGAGTGAAGATGCCTTCAAAGAAATAATAAATAGATAAGATGGTGCAGAGTGCAGGACCAATCcaacttactccctccgttcctaaatatttgtctttctagaggttttaacaagtgactacatgcgaagcaaaatgaatgaatctacactctaaaatatatctatatacatctgtatgtggtaaccatttgaaatctctagaaagacaaatatttaggaacggagggagtaggatttaGAATGGTTCCTTCTTTCACAGTTCTTTAAAAATTTCAGTTTGCCATGTTTTATGTTGTTCTTGATGATTGTAGTTTTGCTTTTAAATTTTTGCTACATAATGGGCACCATCTAACAGCTTAAGTGCTTGGTGCTAACACTGAACTCACTATGAACATAACTGAGCATTATGTATCAGTCAGCATGGTCTTTTTTGTCAGAGTTTATGTGCTGTTATTTCGGGAGCATAACCTAGTGTCTTCACGTTTGTTTCAGTTGCTCAACTTCGTTGTAAAAGCCTAAAAGGGTATGTGTATGTTTTGACTTGAGATTCTTAGACATTTCTAGAAGATATGCTTAAGATAACATTATTTCTTGTTAGTTTATACTTCGGTTTACAAACAAGTTCTTTTATCTTTTGTAGCTTTAGTTCTAGACGATATGTTTAAGTTCTTTTATGGCTGTACGAGAGAAGCCTGCAGGAGACCTTGTCATGCAGGAGTAAGGATATCAATACTTGTCAGATTGTGTGGTTTCCCTATTTGTTCTTTATGTAACATATTTTTTGGGGGTCAGTTCTTTCTTTCCTTAGGTTGCTTACTGCTGAGACTTAGAGGTCTACAAGCCATCTATCCCTAAAAATTTGAGTGTCCTCCAGGTTGAGTTTCTTTCTGCCCCTCGTACCATCCTCTCGATATCCTACTAATGGATTATCTTGTCCTCTGTCTCTGAGACTTTGACGTACTAATTAAACTTTATTGACAATTTTCTAGTTGTATGAGTTACCGTTATATCTGGATAAAGATGTGAACTCTAGAAATAAAGTTTGCCACCCACAAGTCAATTTCTGTGATAGGGAAACCTGGATGAGGACAGGGAAACCTGTGATTACTTATGTTATGATGATACATGCAAACTTGTTGTTCTGACAGATGTTGATGAGAACTTGATGAAGAATTATGAGGATGCTAGCTATTCTTTGCAAGTTGCATCAGTCAAGTATactctgttttttctcaaataagCATTCTCTTTTTGCTTAGGTGCAAATTGTTCCTGGCTTCAGGATGCAAATTGATTATACTGGAGTCATATGCATGTTTATTTAGAAAAATAACGAATAATATGGCGATCGTAAGTGGCGACCGTGCTAAGTGATCAATCTCCGGACCTAAGATCCATATATCAATAACAAAATATATGAGTAGCAAAATAAACAGATAGATATAGCATATCAGCAACCTTGAGCTCTACACAAGTAACCCATCTTTTCATCCCCAAAACAACCGCCAGTCCACCCTCATATAGTAAGATGTCATACTATcctcaaaagaagaagaaaatccaGAGCAGCACAACCACCCTTTCAAACATCAAGTTACTCCCTAATTTATACAGAAACATTGCTGACATACTTTGTTCGGCGGGTATCCATCCGTTGCTTCCCGGTCATAGTATAGTTAGATGTGCTACGGTCGATGCGTCGAAGTTGGTCACGAAAACGGGACCGGGTTGCGCAAACTGCCCGGTTCTTGTTTCACAAACTACGATTTTTGTATTCGGTGGACCGCCGTCCAAAGGTTCCCGATAAAGGCCGGCACACGCGCAAGCCAGCTCAGGAAAGCCATGGCGGTAGCGCTCATGAAGCTTCCACAGGGATTTACCGAGCAAGCTCCGAAATCATTGGAAAGGAGAGTGGTGATAGCTGCTGATCCACAAGCTGCACTGAAGATGAGTGTACCTGTGACCTACGGACAAAACATCCGGGTCAAATCAGGTCGTTTTTACCTTTTTTAGGAGAAAGAAAGATATACATGATTCTTAATTTGCATATTCAAAACACAATGCATGGCAGATGGGTTGTTGTTTTTCTTGAGTTGGCGGAGAAAATACGACTTACCCAGTCCCCGAGGGCAAGTATGATGACAGCCCGGGCAGTTCGGAAGGAACGTTTGACAACAATTGCATAGGCATCCAGAATGGCCACGGCGAGGCTCCACAGGCATTGCACACTTGCTGCTGCTACGAGGTAGCTGCTCAAACGAACAAGAATAATTAAGTCCATCTACAGAAGagcaaacaaacaaataaaaatcCCCTATTCTGAGTTGTTTTCCTTTAGGAAGGAAATGTATGCACACGATTGTCCATTACAATTACACCATTCTGAATTCCGGATT
The window above is part of the Triticum aestivum cultivar Chinese Spring chromosome 2A, IWGSC CS RefSeq v2.1, whole genome shotgun sequence genome. Proteins encoded here:
- the LOC123186557 gene encoding CASP-like protein 5A1; this encodes MLHFSHPVVHPSPPVVGQGQAEVEMVPPPAQGQAVQVEGPNGDGNAPAGVITRDPWTRCGLVFRLLQAAFAAAALAVMASTDDFSSVTTFRYLVAAASVQCLWSLAVAILDAYAIVVKRSFRTARAVIILALGDWVTGTLIFSAACGSAAITTLLSNDFGACSVNPCGSFMSATAMAFLSWLARVPAFIGNLWTAVHRIQKS
- the LOC123186556 gene encoding 2-methylpropanoate--CoA ligase CCL4, with amino-acid sequence MEKLGANPANSCPLTPLGFLDRAATVFGGCPSVVYGGAVFTWSQTYRRCLRLASALSALGVSRLDVVSVLLPNVPAMYEAHFGVPMSGAVLNTINTRLDARTVAVLLRHSGSRLVFVDPALLPLLHDALRLLPPGHAAPRVVLVDDPHEKDQLPPAPATDLTYERLLETGDPEFKWVRPTSEWDPMVLNYTSGTTAAPKGVVHCHRGIFLVTMVSLVDWAMPPRPKFLWTLPMFHANGWSFPWGMAVVGGTNVCLRRVDPKDVYAAITDHGVTHLCGAPVVLRMLANAPEGLRRPLPGKVRIMTAGSPPPAAVLHRVEAMGFEVSHGYGLTETGGHVVSCAWKGEWNKLPASERARLKARQGVRTPGMAEVDIVDADTGRSVPRDGATMGEIVLRGGCVMLGYLNDSEATKAAIRDDGWFYTGDVGVMHPDGYLEIRDRSKDVIISGGENISSVEVESMLYGHPAVSEAAVVARPDEFWGETPCAFVSLKEGAAGAVTAAEVIAWSRERMAGYMVPKTVVFRGELPKTSTGKVQKYVLRKLAWEMGPTRRGSSSSKM